From a region of the Acidicapsa acidisoli genome:
- a CDS encoding ribosome maturation factor RimP: MAVKLDEIRKAADRVAASLGLDVVDVEFTGTAKSRILCIYLEKNAEGRAAQAAIAAAAVADPEAGADAEVVVPERLAKGELNPDQLSWLTHEDCAEFSRDFGTLLDVEDLIPDGEYTLEASSPGLDRKLTRREDFERFQGCLLKLQTQEPIANNRHWQGRLTQCSAESITVDLTATRQNSKSRKTGVSTVEIALGNIEKAQLVPEF; encoded by the coding sequence ATGGCGGTAAAGCTGGACGAAATTCGCAAAGCCGCAGATCGGGTGGCGGCGTCGCTTGGGCTGGACGTGGTGGATGTTGAGTTTACCGGTACAGCGAAAAGCCGCATTTTGTGCATCTATCTGGAGAAGAATGCCGAGGGGCGCGCGGCGCAGGCTGCCATCGCCGCTGCGGCTGTTGCCGATCCGGAAGCAGGCGCTGATGCCGAAGTCGTTGTTCCCGAGCGGCTTGCCAAGGGCGAGTTGAATCCAGACCAGCTTTCCTGGCTGACGCACGAAGATTGCGCCGAGTTCAGCCGCGATTTTGGAACGCTGCTCGACGTGGAAGATTTGATTCCTGACGGGGAGTACACTCTGGAAGCGAGTTCTCCAGGGCTTGATCGCAAGCTGACCCGGCGGGAAGATTTTGAAAGGTTTCAAGGGTGTCTGTTGAAGCTCCAGACCCAGGAACCGATCGCCAACAACCGCCATTGGCAGGGGAGGTTGACACAATGTTCAGCAGAGTCGATTACGGTCGACCTGACTGCAACGCGGCAAAACAGCAAGTCCCGCAAGACAGGCGTTAGCACGGTCGAAATCGCCCTCGGCAACATCGAGAAGGCGCAACTTGTCCCGGAATTTTGA
- the guaB gene encoding IMP dehydrogenase has translation MLTHPLPEALTFDDVLLVPALSDVVPTLVSTQTQLTKDITLNTPLISAAMDTVTESRMAIAMAQQGGIGIVHRNLPIQDQAGEIDKVKRSESGMIVDPVTIEPDQPISAALDVMRRYKISGVPVTRGKRLVGILTNRDLRFETRSDIPIGDVMTKNDLITVPVGTTLEEAELILHKHRVEKLLVVDDQYQLKGLITVKDIQKKLKYPNASKDSKGRLRVGGAIGATGDFLERAAEMVRARADVLAIDSAHGHSTRVLEAVREVKKAFPNVGLLAGNVATYEGALALIDAGADAIKVGFGPGSICTTRMVTGAGMPQITAVAEAYRAAKERNIPVIADGGIKYSGEVTKAIAAGASSVMIGSLFAGVDESPGETILYQGRSFKSYRGMGSLTAMALGSSERYFQSSDDAGAASESVENVVQRERSSQNRLAKFVPEGIEGRVPYRGPLEGMVLQLVGGLRSGMGYLGCGTIAELQENAKFVRITGAGLRESHVHDVIITREAPNYHVE, from the coding sequence ATGTTGACCCATCCACTGCCCGAAGCTTTGACCTTTGACGATGTCCTGCTGGTGCCTGCCTTGTCCGATGTGGTGCCAACGCTGGTGAGTACGCAGACGCAGCTCACCAAGGACATCACCCTGAATACGCCACTGATCTCCGCCGCCATGGACACCGTGACCGAATCGCGCATGGCCATCGCCATGGCGCAGCAAGGCGGAATCGGCATCGTTCACCGCAATCTGCCGATTCAGGATCAGGCTGGCGAAATAGACAAGGTCAAGCGATCCGAGAGCGGCATGATCGTCGATCCGGTGACGATTGAGCCGGATCAGCCGATCTCCGCCGCGCTGGACGTGATGCGGCGCTATAAGATTTCCGGCGTCCCGGTCACGCGCGGCAAGCGACTGGTGGGCATTCTCACCAATCGCGATCTGCGTTTCGAGACCCGCTCAGACATTCCAATCGGCGATGTGATGACCAAGAACGACCTGATCACGGTGCCGGTCGGGACGACGCTGGAAGAGGCAGAGCTGATTCTGCACAAGCACCGCGTCGAAAAGCTGCTCGTGGTCGACGACCAGTACCAGCTCAAGGGCCTGATTACGGTCAAGGACATCCAGAAAAAACTGAAATATCCCAATGCCTCGAAGGATTCGAAGGGCCGGCTGCGCGTGGGCGGAGCGATTGGCGCTACCGGCGATTTTCTGGAGCGCGCTGCTGAAATGGTGCGCGCACGGGCCGATGTGCTGGCCATTGATTCGGCGCATGGGCACTCCACGCGTGTTCTTGAAGCTGTTCGCGAGGTGAAAAAAGCCTTCCCAAATGTCGGCTTGCTGGCCGGAAACGTGGCCACGTACGAGGGCGCGTTGGCGCTGATCGACGCGGGCGCGGACGCGATCAAGGTCGGTTTTGGACCGGGCTCGATCTGCACTACGCGCATGGTCACGGGCGCGGGAATGCCACAGATTACAGCGGTCGCCGAAGCCTACAGGGCCGCGAAAGAACGCAATATCCCGGTGATCGCCGACGGCGGCATCAAGTACTCCGGCGAAGTGACGAAGGCAATAGCGGCGGGAGCCAGTTCGGTAATGATCGGATCGCTCTTTGCGGGCGTGGATGAGAGCCCCGGCGAGACGATCCTCTATCAAGGCCGGTCTTTCAAATCGTATCGAGGCATGGGATCTCTGACCGCCATGGCGCTCGGTTCGAGCGAACGCTACTTCCAAAGCAGCGATGACGCCGGGGCAGCCTCGGAGAGCGTGGAAAATGTTGTGCAGCGGGAACGGTCCAGCCAGAACCGGCTGGCAAAGTTCGTCCCCGAGGGCATCGAAGGGCGTGTCCCATATCGTGGACCGCTCGAAGGCATGGTCTTGCAACTGGTCGGCGGACTTCGCTCCGGCATGGGCTACCTGGGCTGTGGGACGATTGCCGAGCTTCAGGAAAATGCGAAATTCGTCCGCATTACCGGAGCCGGGTTGCGCGAGAGCCACGTTCATGACGTGATCATCACCCGCGAGGCGCCAAATTATCATGTCGAGTAA
- a CDS encoding VanZ family protein → MPSSVASPPVSPDRGSLRHQVSAWTPVVLCVLVIAMESTVYFGADHTTGPLQRFCEFLLHRHFSQPQWWRLHIIIRKCGHFTGYGILSLAWFRAFWMTLPQPLERNRLRITAHALAMLGTLLVASCDETHQLFLPNRSGSFRDVMIDCTGGLIMQMLVWFWMRFGHSKQSKIA, encoded by the coding sequence ATGCCGAGTAGCGTAGCCTCACCACCGGTTTCCCCCGACCGCGGCAGTCTGCGCCACCAGGTGAGCGCCTGGACTCCGGTGGTTTTGTGTGTCCTGGTCATTGCGATGGAGTCGACCGTTTACTTCGGAGCGGACCACACGACCGGCCCGCTCCAGCGGTTTTGCGAATTCCTCCTGCACCGGCATTTCTCTCAGCCCCAGTGGTGGCGGCTTCACATCATCATTCGCAAATGCGGGCATTTCACGGGATACGGCATTCTCTCGCTCGCATGGTTTCGCGCCTTCTGGATGACGCTGCCCCAGCCTCTGGAACGGAATCGCCTGCGAATCACCGCACACGCTCTTGCCATGCTCGGAACGCTCCTGGTCGCGTCTTGCGACGAAACGCATCAGCTATTCCTGCCCAACCGCAGCGGTTCCTTCCGGGACGTCATGATCGACTGCACCGGCGGTCTGATTATGCAGATGCTGGTATGGTTCTGGATGCGCTTCGGTCACTCGAAACAGTCCAAAATCGCCTAG
- a CDS encoding DHA2 family efflux MFS transporter permease subunit — MGSTAGALTGGEAFPDSPAQSKPAEPATAPSSGEKTIKNPSISANDHAHWKPRVNPWLIAMTVALAAFMEVLDTSIANVALPHIAGDLGVSTDEGTWVLTSYLVANAIVLPLGGWASNLIGRKNFFLLCITIFTVSSFACGIAPSLPILLLCRVLQGAGGGGLQPMAQAIMADSFDERKRGQAFALYGLVAVLAPSIGPSLGGWITDSYSWRWIFYINIPVGILAYVLVTRMVEDPPWIKPDRSKLFNMDFMGLTFLTLAMGGLQIMLDKGEENDWFASNFIRFFAVTFVVGIVGLIVWELRQKDPLINLRLFKFKNFAICCFLMMLVGGVLNASTVLQPQFLQQLLGYTATNAGLALTAGGVSLLVVMPFAGWATGKFPARNVAACGFIIFAFSFWYSTTQLSLDMSFANASWLRVIQLAPIPFAFISITTAAYVGMPKEASNQVAGLINFVRNIGGSVFIAITGAEVTNRSLYHEAHLQQNMTSLNIPYKQYSQGLGAVMGQDFGSANSQAKASGNIYQMLQQQAAMLGYQDVYKMLFWMALGMVFLAFMLNKNRPGGGSSDIAMH, encoded by the coding sequence ATGGGAAGTACAGCTGGGGCTCTAACTGGCGGCGAAGCATTTCCCGATTCCCCCGCGCAAAGCAAGCCCGCTGAGCCGGCTACGGCTCCCTCCAGCGGAGAAAAGACCATCAAGAACCCGTCCATCTCGGCCAATGATCATGCGCATTGGAAGCCGCGCGTCAATCCCTGGCTGATCGCCATGACGGTGGCGCTCGCCGCCTTTATGGAGGTGCTCGACACCTCCATCGCCAACGTTGCCCTGCCCCACATCGCCGGAGACCTCGGCGTCAGCACCGACGAGGGAACATGGGTACTGACCAGCTACCTGGTCGCCAACGCTATTGTGCTGCCGTTGGGCGGCTGGGCCTCGAACCTCATTGGCCGCAAGAACTTCTTCCTTCTCTGCATCACCATCTTCACCGTCTCCAGCTTTGCCTGCGGGATCGCTCCCTCCCTCCCGATTCTGCTGCTCTGCCGGGTGCTTCAGGGCGCGGGCGGCGGCGGATTGCAACCGATGGCTCAGGCAATCATGGCGGACAGTTTTGACGAGCGCAAACGCGGTCAGGCCTTTGCGCTGTACGGCCTGGTCGCCGTGCTCGCCCCCTCGATTGGACCGTCGCTGGGCGGCTGGATCACGGACAGCTACTCCTGGCGTTGGATCTTCTACATCAATATCCCGGTCGGCATCCTTGCCTACGTTCTGGTGACGCGCATGGTCGAAGATCCACCATGGATCAAGCCGGACCGCTCCAAACTCTTCAACATGGACTTCATGGGCCTGACCTTCCTCACCCTGGCCATGGGCGGCTTGCAGATCATGCTGGACAAGGGCGAAGAAAACGACTGGTTCGCTTCCAATTTCATCCGCTTCTTCGCCGTCACATTCGTGGTAGGAATCGTCGGGCTGATCGTCTGGGAACTGCGTCAGAAAGATCCTCTGATCAATCTGCGGCTCTTCAAGTTCAAAAACTTCGCCATCTGCTGTTTTCTGATGATGCTGGTCGGCGGAGTTCTCAACGCGAGCACCGTTTTGCAGCCGCAGTTCCTGCAGCAACTGCTCGGCTATACCGCGACCAACGCCGGACTGGCCCTGACCGCCGGCGGTGTCTCGCTGCTGGTCGTCATGCCATTTGCCGGTTGGGCGACCGGCAAGTTCCCTGCCCGCAACGTCGCTGCCTGCGGATTCATCATCTTCGCATTCTCGTTCTGGTATTCGACCACTCAGCTCAGCCTCGACATGAGCTTCGCCAACGCATCCTGGCTGCGCGTCATCCAACTCGCACCGATTCCGTTTGCCTTCATCTCGATCACGACAGCGGCTTACGTAGGCATGCCCAAGGAAGCCAGCAACCAGGTCGCGGGATTGATCAATTTCGTCCGCAACATCGGCGGCAGCGTATTCATCGCAATCACAGGCGCGGAAGTCACCAATCGGTCGCTCTACCACGAGGCGCACCTGCAGCAGAACATGACCTCGTTGAATATTCCCTACAAGCAGTACTCCCAAGGCTTGGGAGCTGTCATGGGGCAGGATTTTGGAAGTGCGAACAGTCAGGCCAAAGCTTCCGGCAACATCTACCAGATGTTGCAGCAGCAGGCTGCCATGTTGGGCTATCAGGATGTGTACAAGATGCTCTTCTGGATGGCCCTGGGGATGGTCTTCCTGGCCTTCATGCTGAACAAGAACCGCCCCGGCGGCGGAAGCAGCGACATCGCGATGCACTAG
- a CDS encoding glycosyltransferase family 47 protein: MAKVLLHSVALTDAKIDPWYQGGYKLFRKSAEEDVFGVHQLTDNPSEADVILFAELGGHGLFSELVRRDPYVKQYREKCFLFDPGDYALPFLPGIYASLRKQYHDPTRTRTGYYLRLDENPYIEFRAPHTNPKYLGCFIGSLENHPVRAALGNLPADRFLIEDTSKFALKMLVGGEEQDRHQFWSHYADAIDIGAFSLCPRGRGPGSIRLFESMRMGRCPVILADEWVYPERVDWPSCSIIVAEKDVANLPQILEANLHRATEMGLRARQEWERIYASNVRFHWLAEDCLAMLHARSTSEAIAGRRVWRHLFDDGNLRRYLTSKKHLYKQFGRILL, encoded by the coding sequence TTGGCGAAGGTCTTGCTGCATTCAGTTGCGCTCACGGACGCAAAAATCGATCCATGGTACCAAGGCGGATACAAACTATTTCGAAAGAGCGCTGAAGAGGATGTATTCGGCGTTCATCAGCTCACAGACAATCCCTCGGAAGCTGATGTTATTCTGTTTGCCGAGTTAGGCGGGCACGGGCTGTTTTCCGAGTTAGTTCGCCGTGATCCTTATGTAAAACAATACCGCGAGAAATGCTTCCTGTTCGATCCGGGAGATTACGCACTCCCATTCCTTCCGGGCATTTATGCATCCCTGCGGAAGCAGTACCACGATCCCACCCGTACACGCACCGGCTACTATCTCCGGCTCGACGAGAATCCTTATATTGAGTTCCGCGCACCGCATACCAATCCCAAGTATCTCGGGTGCTTCATCGGTTCCCTGGAAAATCACCCCGTTCGGGCTGCGTTAGGCAATTTGCCTGCTGACCGCTTCCTCATCGAAGACACATCCAAGTTCGCGTTGAAGATGCTCGTCGGAGGCGAAGAGCAGGACCGCCATCAGTTCTGGTCTCACTACGCCGACGCCATCGATATAGGAGCATTCTCTCTGTGTCCGCGCGGCCGTGGGCCCGGAAGCATTCGATTATTCGAATCGATGCGCATGGGACGATGCCCTGTCATCCTGGCCGATGAATGGGTCTATCCCGAGCGCGTTGACTGGCCGAGTTGCAGCATCATCGTCGCGGAAAAGGACGTTGCAAACCTGCCTCAGATCCTGGAAGCGAATCTGCACCGAGCGACCGAAATGGGGCTGCGCGCCCGGCAGGAATGGGAGCGCATCTATGCCTCCAATGTCCGCTTTCACTGGCTGGCCGAGGACTGCCTTGCGATGTTGCACGCACGGAGCACAAGCGAAGCTATCGCCGGGCGTCGGGTCTGGCGTCATCTCTTCGATGACGGAAATCTTCGCCGATATCTGACCTCGAAGAAGCATCTGTACAAGCAGTTCGGACGCATCCTCCTTTAG